In the Malassezia vespertilionis chromosome 1, complete sequence genome, one interval contains:
- a CDS encoding uncharacterized protein (COG:S; EggNog:ENOG503P2HU), whose translation MADDARASASKQLLLAAQTDNVELAESILDADPPIAYDINFTDGIGNTALHYACENISADVLDRLLNEEVDVDVQNTLAGDTPLHVACRVANEEARNWLVSELLEAGAPTETKNHAGLRAVDTIVGAKADTELGKKLIDMLTVTRAEAQLGADDIAYDDDDIADDGPPSDVEA comes from the exons ATGGCAGAcgacgcgcgtgcgagcgcaa GCAAGCAGCTACTTCTTGCCGCACAGACAGACAATGTGGAGCTTGCAGAATCGATTCTGGATGCAGATCCGCCGATTGCGTACGACATTAATTTTACCGATGGCATTGGCAATACAGCGCTGCATTATGCGTGCGAGAACATTTCGGCAGATGTGTTGGACAGATTGCTGAACGAGGAAGTGGATGTAGATGTACAGAACACGCTTGCGGGGGATACGCCGCTGCATGTTGCATGCCGTGTTGCGAATGAGGAGGCGCGCAATTGGCTGG TCTCGGAGCTTCTCGAGGCCGGAGCGCCGACAGAGACGAAGAACCATGCGGGTCTTCGTGCCGTGGACACGATTGTCGGGGCCAAGGCCGATACGGAGCTTGGCAAAAAGCTGATCGACATGCTGACCGTGACACGGGCGgaagcgcagctcggcgctgACGATATTGCCTATG ATGACGATGATATTGCAGACGACGGTCCTCCTTCCGACGTCGAGGCGTAG
- a CDS encoding uncharacterized protein (COG:U; BUSCO:EOG092631QQ; EggNog:ENOG503NTZR), whose translation MSSGLLRRKAATQHDAALYEDEDQPASSGPNPPRRNAQNAPIVERVAGTGSVAAVDPRSGHRFAYDPRDVNDEVESRIHPRLTLMEEIFLLGLKDKQGYLSFWNDTISVTLRGCILLELAFRGRIGISRAELTRSCISDRTVDVLDTRNTGEPLLDETLRVIKANPPASVSEWISLLTGETWNVLKLNLQLKQVRERLAKGLADKGVLRTEKRNFLLFDMPTHPLAERGQKDALLRRLYAFIGCPAQTLHPPTLYAEAGDIQLRVTRTLCMVCCAYTANVLENPLAHLPYAQHEHALTRAADLLSEFGRWPMAPESPGGGVPAQSTVPSAPKHGTSKRRKQEMGVASADVARAMQHEFAEYGTETQFKLIAAVLLEFSRMDSLL comes from the coding sequence ATGTCCTCGGGATTACTGCGACGCAAAGCGGCGACGCAGCATGATGCTGCGTTATACGAAGACGAAGATCAACCTGCAAGTTCTGGACCTAATCCCCCGCGTCGTAATGCACAAAATGCACCgattgtcgagcgcgtaGCCGGCACGGGCTCCGTTGCGGCGGTAGATCCGCGCTCCGGGCACCGTTTTGCGTACGATCCGCGCGATGTGAATGATGAGGTTGAGTCTCGCATCCATCCACGACTCACATTGATGGAAGAGATTTTTTTGTTGGGTCTCAAAGATAAGCAAGGCTACTTGTCCTTTTGGAACGATACCATTTCTGTCACATTGCGTGGCTGCATCCTCTTGGAACTTGCATTTCGCGGTCGAATCGgcatttcgcgcgctgAGCTTACACGATCGTGCATTTCCGATCGAACTGTCGACGTGCTCGATACACGCAATACCGGAGAACCACTGCTGGACGAGACGCTTCGCGTCATCAAGGCAAATCCGCCAGCGAGCGTGTCAGAATGGATCAGTCTGCTTACGGGCGAGACATGGAACGTGCTTAAGCTGAATCTGCAGTTGAAGCAGGtccgcgagcgcctcgccaaaGGACTGGCCGACAAAGGCGTCTTGCGCACGGAAAAACGCAATTTTTTGCTTTTCGATATGCCGACGCACCCGCTTGCGGAGCGTGGACAAAAAGAtgcgcttttgcggcgGCTCTATGCATTCATTGGATGTCCTGCCCAGACGCTGCACCCCCCCACATTATATGCCGAGGCGGGCGATATACAACTGCGCGTCACACGCACGCTCTGCATGGTATGCTGTGCGTACACCGCCAATGTGCTGGAAAatccgctcgcgcaccttCCGTATGCGCAACACGAACATGCTCtcacacgcgccgccgatctTCTAAGCGAGTTTGGGCGGTGGCCCATGGCGCCGGAATCGCCTGGAGGCGGCGTTCCAGCGCAGAGCACAGTGCCCTCCGCACCAAAACACGGCACatccaagcggcgcaagcaggaGATGGGCGTCGCGAGTGCcgacgtcgcgcgcgcaatgcagcacGAGTTTGCAGAGTATGGGACCGAGACGCAATTCAAGCTCATCGCCGCCGTGCTACTGGAATTCTCGCGAATGGACTCGCTACTGTGA
- the LCL2 gene encoding Long chronological lifespan protein 2 (COG:O; SECRETED:SignalP(1-19); EggNog:ENOG503P575) produces MVRFGAMFGIAAMLLSVHAQMFQNMFGGNSFFHAAQQGQEAHGVGDASWFQDRVDKAQCAQHLCSDTLACVGDPSACPCPYKEQIRCSLGDAYMCIQAADCGEVERLYGM; encoded by the exons ATGGTCCGGTTCGGTGCGATGTTTGGCATCGCAGCGATGCTCCTGtctgtgcatgcgcagaTGTTCCAAAACATGTTTGGCGGCAACTCATTCTttcacgccgcgcagcaaggaCAGGAAGCACACGGCGTCGGCGATGCATCATGGTTCCAGGACCGTGTGGATAAAG CCCAATGTGCGCAACATTTGTGCAGCGATACCCTCGCATGCGTTGGTGACCCCAGCGCATGTCCGTGCCCATACAAGGAGCAGATCCGCTGCTCGCTGGGCGATGCATACATGTGCATCCAAGCCGCAGACTGCGGCGAAGTGGAACGTTTGTACGGAATGTAA
- a CDS encoding uncharacterized protein (COG:S; EggNog:ENOG503P75H) — protein MSMLSGEHCALASCNRVSFLPLRCPSCAVLHCELHVQPAEHGCTALRHAPSKASESHTKRVVCARRGCCAFTLHVAPHTSAVTHDAPSCERCGAFFCMQHRSAPAHGCTALPPRTAGQQRMDEKEARKARAAAILAKTFPKHSAHVTY, from the coding sequence ATGTCGATGCTCAGTGGCGAGCACTGCGCATTGGCCTCGTGCAACCGCGTCTCGTTCCTTCCGCTCCGGTGCCCGTCGTGTGCAGTGCTCCACTGCGAGCTGCACGTCCAGCCAGCGGAGCATGGGTGCACAGCGCTtcggcacgcgccgagcaaggcCAGCGAATCCCACACAAAGCGTGTcgtttgcgcacgccgcggctgctgcgcattcACGCTGCACGTCGCGCCACACACAAGCGCTGTCACACACGATGCGCCGTCTTGCGAGCGCTGTGGCGCCTTTTTCTGCATGCAGCACCGATCTGCACCCGCGCATGGCTGCACTGCACTGCCGCCTCGCACCGCCGgacagcagcgcatggacgaaaaagaggcgcgcaaagcgcgcgccgcggccatCCTTGCAAAAACCTTTCCCAAACACAGTGCCCATGTTACCTACTAG
- the UTP22 gene encoding U3 snoRNP protein (EggNog:ENOG503NVZF; COG:J; BUSCO:EOG09260FX0): MEADAYSEDDNEGGFEDLEEDEAGMDDAAEAPKRAQSRDGAFSIPSNEEIHGLKETSELYMNSMFKLQLDEMMRHVRVAKERAGPMELVLRRLHTLFMQLPAIPAQDLKSAKRALARRAKTPVTVPFPDPAPLEDAAYKYAFSKPSQMDLVGSWPLGTLARRPGDMDVDVEVRMPSDLFQEKDTFNARYFYKRAYYLAVLAAAIIEAPDLGVDVAFGDVNGDRRNTFLVLCPRRTSKDTDFTKLKSVIRIHLAHSLGTFPVARLAPSRNSLRGTLVDEQAPAPTPEYNASILQDALRLPHLVFLHHTATQCAAFTEACQLLKTWATQRGFGALTLSGTMYAGWRTVARTENARFLLTMLLAHLLHGDDRKGRRDVRKLSSGFSSYQLLRGVLEFLALHPWSTEPVFMRAQPAMGLGPHDLPYGAFAECPRVFVDPSGCLNLLSAWPAASLDLLQQEAAQTLRMLNDAETDHFSALFLTPCTAPIARFDTAAALTLAAHSKTSVARLDAGCARNIGLVRLLDVGATALGVRARGIAACYTAGLARWQVDAEAAQPSRRVELGIQLDAEHAFRQVDHGPMPEQKEDAERFRAFWGDIAELRRFRDGRVMESVVWPIASLADRTRLPERILAYALLRHQCISSASNLKCIGAALDKLLVPPSTLSTRAYLKDPVQLGFQPVLGALETLIKRLRAMDQLPLSVIGVAPADAALRSMSVFAPGALRLAELGHSVPDVASFLPVHTLLLTFETSGQWPDDLAAIQEMKTALYERMAHVLPAHLDGASMRVVYDVDARASETIRDQTYLEIVLLSGFAFAARIRHDREHVLLQRLAREAAAGAPRREAQKALARYETRFVHAPAHHAAMQALQDQHPALAPTARLVKRWFGAQMLSTQVAPEALELLAVAVFISSEHAPPGTSAAGFVRVLRLLRDWNWHEMPLLLPLEAATRRAHEHRAAKLDEERAVLRRTAAHETVYAPPIVFPAAARVEAEQNFRAARTRDPALHRRAWFIATELDPSASAWTHNQPNATVADGVRQLATRAVSILEGAVRSKDVQVLFTPSVQHYDFVIHIHAGVHTRYVEHLQPEPGVWLVGGEKEYKNLAALRRSVYGSDVRADFDPVRAYVQLLLALYPGTFTLFYDEHGGTAIGGLWNAKKKARHPFKVLLGHSSRPVAGSDVVVNRPAILAEVQRLGHGLVERIVVAKEALDGDT; encoded by the coding sequence ATGGAAGCGGACGCGTATTCTGAGGACGATAACGAGGGCGGGTTCGAGGATCTCGAGGAGGACGAAGCTGGCATGGATGATGCTGCAGAAgcgcccaagcgcgcaCAATCacgcgacggcgcattcTCTATTCCCTCTAATGAAGAGATTCACGGCTTAAAAGAAACTAGCGAGCTGTATATGAACAGCATGTTCAAGCTACAGCTGGATGAGATGATGCGGCATGTGCGTGTCGCAAAAGAACGCGCCGGCCCAATGGAGCTCGTACTGCGCCGCCTACATACCTTGTTCATGCAGCTCCCTGCTATTCCCGCACAGGACCTCAAAAgcgccaagcgtgcgcttgcacgccgaGCAAAAACCCCTGTGACCGTCCCCTTTCCGGATCCTGCGCCGTTGGAAGACGCCGCGTACAAGTACGCTTTTTCCAAACCCTCGCAGATGGATCTTGTTGGCAGCTGGCCACTTGGAACTCTTGCACGGCGTCCGGGAGACATGGATGTGGACGTAGAAGTGCGGATGCCGTCGGACCTGTTTCAAGAAAAAGATACCTTTAATGCACGCTACTTTTACAAGCGTGCATACTATCTcgcggtgcttgccgctgcgatTATAGAGGCCCCTGATTTGGGTGTCGACGTGGCATTTGGTGATGTCAATGGCGACCGGCGCAACACCTTCCTCGTCCTCTGCCCCCGTCGAACCAGCAAAGATACTGATTTCACCAAACTCAAGTCGGTTATACGTATCCACCTTGCGCACTCCTTGGGTACATTTCCAGTGGCACGGcttgcgccgagccgcaACTCGCTGCGCGGGACACTGGTCGATGAgcaagcgccagcgccgacgcccGAGTACAATGCGAGCATCCTTCAAGATGCTTTGCGCCTTCCGCACCTCGTCTTTTTGCATCACACCGCGACGCAATGCGCGGCATTCACTGAGGCATGCCAGTTGCTCAAGACCTGGGCAACCCAGCGCGGATTCGGAGCCTTGACACTGTCCGGGACCATGTACGCAGGATGGCGCACCGTTGCGCGTACagaaaatgcgcgcttCCTGCTCACCATGCTCCTTGCCCACCTGCTCCATGGTGACGACCGCAAAGGACGGCGGGACGTGCGCAAGCTTTCGTCGGGCTTCAGCAGCTACCAActcttgcgcggcgtcctGGAAttcctcgcgctgcatcccTGGAGCACTGAACCGGTTTTTATGCGCGCACAGCCTGCCATGGGCCTTGGGCCGCACGATTTGCCGTACGGTGCATTTGCTGAGTGTCCGCGCGTGTTTGTCGACCCGAGCGGGTGCCTAAATTTGCTGAGTGCATGGCCCGCTGCGTCGCTCGACCTACTCCAgcaggaagcggcgcagacgtTGCGCATGCTCAACGATGCAGAAACGGACCATTTCTCCGCGCTTTTCCTCACgccgtgcactgcgccaatcgcgcgcttcgacaCGGCCGCTGCACTcacgcttgcagcgcacagtAAAACGAGCGtggcgcgcctcgatgcGGGCTGTGCGCGGAATATTGGGCTTGTTCGTTTGCTCGACGTAGGCGCAACCGCCCTCGGTGTTCGTGCCCGAGGCATCGCCGCATGCTACACCGCCGGCCTTGCACGCTGGCAGGTCGATgccgaggcggcgcagccgtCGCGCCGTGTCGAGCTTGGCATCCAGCtcgatgccgagcatgccTTCCGCCAAGTCGACCACGGACCGATGCCCGAGCAAAAGGAAGACGCGGAGCGATTTCGCGCATTCTGGGGCGACATcgcggagctgcgcaggTTCCGCGACGGACGCGTGATGGAAAGTGTCGTGTGGCCCATTGCCTCGTTGGCAGACCGCACACGACTCCCCGAACGCATTCTTGCGTACGCGCTTCTTCGCCACCAATGCAtctccagcgcgtcgaatCTGAAATGTattggcgcggcgctggacaagctgCTTGTGCCGCCCAGCACGCTCAGCACGCGTGCCTACCTCAAAGACCCTGTACAGCTAGGGTTTCAGCCGGTGCTTGGGGCGTTGGAGACGCTCATCaagcgtttgcgcgcgatggacCAGCTTCCTTTGTCTGTGATTGGTGTAGCGCCTGCCGacgcggcgttgcgctccATGAGCGTGTTCGCTCCTGGTGCCTTGCGACTTGCCGAGTTGGGGCACAGTGTGCCGGACGTAGCGTCCTTTTTGCCGGTACATACCTTGCTGCTCACATTTGAGACGTCGGGGCAATGGCCCGACGACCTCGCGGCGATCCAGGAAATGAAGACGGCGCTTTacgagcgcatggcgcaTGTATTGCCTGCACACCTCGACGGCGCATCCATGCGCGTCGTGTACGAcgtggatgcgcgcgcgagcgaaaCGATCCGCGATCAAACCTACTTGGAAATAGTGCTTCTGTCTGGATTTGCGTTTGCCGCCCGCATCCGTCACGACCGCGAACATGttttgctgcagcgcctggcAAGAGAGGCTgctgccggcgcgccgcgtcgcgaggCACAGAAAGCGCTAGCACGATACGAGACGCGCTTTGTTCATGCGCCGGCACACCAtgcggcgatgcaggcgcttCAGGATCAGCATCCGGCACTGGCGCCCACGGCGCGTTTGGTAAAGCGCtggtttggcgcgcagatgCTCTCGACACAAGTGGCTCCAGAAGCcctcgagctcctcgccgTCGCTGTGTTTATTTCGAGcgagcacgcgccgcccggGACGAGTGCTGCAGGATTCGTGCGAGTGCTCCGACTGTTGCGCGACTGGAACTGGCACGAGATGCCGCTCCTGCTTCCACTTGaggcagcgacgcggcgtgcgcacgaACACCGAGCGGCCAAGCTCGATgaggagcgcgcggtgctccGCAGAACGGCCGCGCATGAGACTGTgtatgcgccgccgatTGTGTTCcctgctgcggcgcgtgtaGAAGCCGAGCAAAATTTCCGTGCTGCAAGGACGCGCGATCCAGCCTTGCACCGTCGTGCGTGGTTTATTGCGACGGAGCTGGATCCAAGTGCAAGCGCTTGGACGCACAACCAGCCGAATGCGACGGTTGCGGATGGTGTACGGCAGCTTGCGACGCGAGCCGTGTCGATATTGGAGGGTGCGGTGCGGAGCAAAGACGTGCAAGTGCTGTTTACGCCGTCTGTACAGCACTATGACTTTGTGATCCACATTCACGCTGGCGTGCATACGCGCTATGTCGAGCATCTGCAGCCAGAACCGGGTGTATGGCTCGTTGGAGGGGAGAAGGAGTACAAGAATCTagccgcgctgcggcggtCTGTGTACGGGAGCGATGTGCGTGCAGATTTCGACCCTGTGCGTGCGTatgtgcagctgctcctgGCGCTGTACCCAGGCACGTTTACCTTGTTTTACGACGAGCATGGCGGCACTGCTATCGGCGGCCTTTGGAATGCCAAGAAAAAAGCGAGGCACCCGTTCAAGGTGCTGCTTGGCCACTCGTCGCGCCCTGTTGCAGGATCAGACGTGGTGGTAAACAGGCCGGCTATATTGGCCGAGGTGCAGCGTTTGGGCCATGGCCTTGTAGAGCGGATTGTCGTGGCAAAAGAGGCCCTTGATGGCGATACATAG
- a CDS encoding uncharacterized protein (EggNog:ENOG503NX2X; TransMembrane:1 (o781-799i); COG:S), with translation MKRSDSIKTTDETARLPSRGRLNRHEIARLSSLGPGEGAVDPVTSLPVNPSPVPLGEALKRYGRTSLDTNSSSQRVNNSSAVHTNVPIVVATDAVDESNTAGRVRSSSTYGAHGVPAKPLPVIVTADTAIPGQMVSVDPTKPQPYARMELPNGEPRLPIRFPIENVAGMDMQEHMQLHEPHGSDACKPAFMPPADDEIFSNKSATGAYRDLSTGAVVETDDDGNTAEPTQRPSMHMVEAARVRDAPSSPILEGKGPTSAPPMAMPGLLAAADFLDADAREHGMADIGAHVSPNTGKDATWQDMQNQVTGFAVASSKRNADFHHIFPSVPEDDFLIESHGCAMSKDLLIQGRLYVSEGHVCFHSNIFGWVTSIVVPFSDIISIVKRNTAYLIPNAVQIRTLHNKYLFSSLVSRDLVYSMLVNIWRLSHPSDAAREASKNATDEKIAEKDGVSDPSDKTELTHNNQDGSMSKRERLRKRLAHMRHHAKQLDDDGSKGVVDGVVEEDDSSGSESEQENDSDSPHPVTHCNCGKQHLANVVFDAEINATPRQVFDLLFASDFMQGFLTDNQHLIDVNISNWKDEHHEEEGITAARDMSYIKPLSGPVGPKQTKCSIAEQQLHIDFDDYCTTMTITRTPDVPNGSIFCVKTRTCFTWAEHNSTRMFVSCGVEWTGRSLLKGIIERASIDGQTQYYKDMNEEINKYLQGHRDEHSEHAVLAGHKHYAKSEGKKDTTPLREAPSQASEPPKQAPKEAPSTAQGPMSRASGAVQDTLARGADMLGMRPSVFVLSALIVLLVISNAWMHMRTSHHISMHAPHGIASRLGQQDRHITLQRAALLMEEEVHHVLASLAYTRRLSEEYEKEIRDLLATIQTQTKQRRDKLERKEEA, from the coding sequence ATGAAACGCTCTGATAGTATCAAGACAACAGATGAAACTGCACGCTTGCCATCTAGAGGTCGCCTCAATCGCCACGAGATCGCACGCCTCTCGTCGCTTGGCCCCGGGGAGGGCGCAGTGGACCCAGTGACAAGCCTCCCCGTGAACCCCTCGCCAGTCCCTCTTGGCGAGGCGCTAAAACGCTACGGACGTACTTCGCTTGATACAAATTCCTCGAGTCAGAGAGTGAACAACAGCAGTGCTGTACATACCAATGTGCCCATCGTGGTTGCAACGGACGCCGTAGACGAGTCAAATACCGCTGGTCgtgtgcgctcgagcagcacatACGGAGCGCACGGTGTACCTGCCAAACCCTTGCCTGTTATTGTCACAGCCGATACAGCAATACCCGGCCAGATGGTGTCTGTCGACCCCACAAAGCCACAGCCGTACGCGAGAATGGAGCTGCCGAATGgcgagccgcgcctgcCTATACGTTTTCCGATCGAAAATGTAGCTGGGATGGACATGCAAGAGCATATGCAGTTGCACGAGCCGCATGGATCCGATGCTTGCAAACCCGCATTTATGCCTCCCGCCGACGACGAGATTTTTTCGAACAAATCTGCTACCGGTGCCTACCGCGACCTGTCAACCGGCGCTGTGGTGGAGACGGATGACGACGGAAACACTGCCGAGCCAACGCAGCGTCCCAGCATGCACATGGTCGAGGCAGCTCGAGTCCGTGACGCACCATCGAGCCCAATTTTAGAGGGCAAAGGACCTacgtcggcgccgccgatGGCCATGCCCGGgctgcttgccgctgctgaCTTTTTGGACGcggatgcgcgcgagcacgGCATGGCAGATATTGGCGCACATGTGAGTCCCAACACGGGAAAAGACGCAACGTGGCAAGATATGCAGAACCAAGTCACTGGCTTTGCCGTGGCCTCCTCCAAGCGCAACGCCGACTTTCACCATATTTTCCCCTCCGTGCCTGAAGATGACTTTTTAATCGAGAGCCACGGATGCGCAATGAGCAAAGACCTGCTGATCCAGGGCCGCCTGTATGTTTCGGAAGGCCATGTGTGCTTCCACTCCAACATTTTCGGATGGGTCACTTCCATTGTAGTTCCCTTTTCCGACATTATCTCGATCGTGAAGCGCAACACGGCGTACCTAATCCCAAACGCAGTCCAGATCCGGACCTTGCACAACAAGTACCTTTTCAGCTCGCTTGTTTCGCGCGATCTTGTGTACAGCATGCTTGTGAACATCTGGCGTCTGTCGCACCCCAgcgatgccgcgcgcgaagccTCGAAGAATGCCACGGACGAAAAGATTGCAGAGAAAGACGGCGTCTCGGACCCGTCAGACAAGACGGAGCTTACGCACAATAACCAAGACGGGAGCATGTCGAAGCgcgagcgtttgcgcaagcGACTCGCGCATATGCGCCACCATGCGAAGCAGTTGGACGACGACGGGTCCAAGGGTGTGGTAGACGGTGTCGTGGAAGAGGACGACAGCTCGGGGTCAGAGAGCGAGCAGGAGAACGATTCGGACAGTCCCCACCCCGTTACGCACTGCAACTGTGGCAAGCAGCACTTGGCCAATGTCGTGTTCGACGCCGAGATCAacgcgacgccgcgccaggTTTTTGACCTCTTGTTTGCGAGCGACTTTATGCAAGGCTTCCTCACAGACAACCAGCACCTGATCGATGTAAACATCTCTAACTGGAAGGACGAGCACCACGAAGAAGAGGGCATCACAGCCGCACGCGACATGTCGTATATCAAGCCACTCAGCGGCCCCGTCGGGCCAAAGCAGACCAAGTGCAGCATTGCTGAGCAACAACTCCACATTGACTTTGACGACTATTGCACGACCATGACCATTACACGCACGCCCGACGTGCCGAATGGGTCTATTTTCTGTGTGAAAACACGCACCTGCTTTACGTGGGCAGAGCACAACAGCACGCGCATGTTTGTCAGCTGCGGCGTCGAGTGGACTGGCCGCAGTTTGTTAAAGGGCATCATCGAGCGCGCCTCAATCGACGGCCAAACGCAGTACTACAAAGATATGAACGAGGAGATCAATAAATACCTGCAAGGGCATCGTGACGAGCATAGCGAGCAtgccgtgcttgcaggGCACAAGCACTATGCCAAGTCCGAGGGCAAGAAAGACACAACACCGCTCCGCGAGGCTCCTTCACAAGCATCCGAGCCGCCAAAGCAGGCGCCCAAAgaggcgccgagcacggcgcaaggGCCCATGTCGCGTGCCAGtggcgcggtgcaagaCACGCTTGCTAGGGGCGCCGACATGCTTGGCATGCGACCATCGGTCTTTGTGCTGAGTGCCTTGATCGTGCTGCTCGTTATTTCTAATGCCTGGATGCATATGCGCACGTCGCACCATATATCGATGCATGCCCCGCACGGCATTGCGTCGCGGCTCGGTCAACAGGATCGGCACATTACGttgcagcgtgctgcgctgcttaTGGAGGAGGAAGTTCACCATGTTTTGGCTTCACTCGCTTACACGCGCCGTCTCTCGGAAGAGTATGAGAAAGAAATACGCGATTTGCTCGCCACTATCCAGACACAGAccaagcagcgacgcgacAAGCTCGAAAGGAAGGAAGAGGCATGA
- a CDS encoding uncharacterized protein (TransMembrane:1 (o35-55i)), with product MSTVTYRHRRVTPRTNDVNATVPPPMRVAERSNKLRTLLIIFAITTIALAGFQFLRLRTMRSKRVQIRTAAPPSAMVAQVAQSEKLSPVEPGTEGEVEVQFDETGELDLGTMQRLLDIMYRGPKDPEGYKSVEQDVDAQEGAYRFRKESQQDEHVPLL from the coding sequence ATGTCCACTGTCACCTATCGCCACCGCCGTGtgacgccgcgcaccaaCGATGTGAATGCTACTGTACCCCCGCCTATGCGTGTTGCAGAGCGCTCAAACAAACTACGAACTTTGCTCATTATTTTCGCCATCACGACCATTGCTTTGGCCGGTTTCCAATTCTTGCGCCTACGCACCATGCGGAGCAAGCGTGTACAGATccgcactgcagcgcctcccTCTGCGATGGTTGCTCAAGTTGCACAGAGCGAGAAACTATCTCCCGTTGAGCCGGGCACTGAGGGTGAGGTTGAAGTGCAATTTGACGAGACGGGCGAACTGGATCTGGGTACGATGCAACGATTGCTGGACATAATGTACCGTGGTCCGAAAGACCCTGAAGGGTACAAATCCGTTGAGCAGGATGTTGATGCGCAAGAGGGCGCCTACCGCTTCCGAAAAGAGTCGCAGCAAGACGAGCATGTGCCGCTTTTGTAA
- a CDS encoding uncharacterized protein (TransMembrane:3 (i12-32o44-65i77-95o); COG:O; EggNog:ENOG503Q3CD), with the protein MTTVQLSLFNLFWLVHVIIELPMGLIGFFAPFEIPLHGITPTAALPIRLLACFLIASSVACVLVAGLPDYLPGKRAFAIQIMLFHALVGLGDSAATGNSICTSTGTSSAAEAGRNTAWPDFIAWYDVVAGYHSVRATHIPSQSDAVSAVYAMGGAFLHMSVVQMAQHCVVLGTRIEGDTQQPHCVSLEITLDDYIQPAHVPLDPGGDWLASASRAFVSRARLTQVLDLFTTHILEPLVQQRPLPDATPPQQRPPQPMPVSTARPQTQPIQALNPLRIGDADRDPLAANGDSGPLLGASPSFPGRAPARGDGMLMGPDHPIFHDRLRGPPLGPWGGDGFLPPGAVPPGARFDPVAPAQRPTGNPDWDELRPPGGGGPAFGGFGQMFS; encoded by the exons ATGACCACCGTGCAGCTGTCGCTGTTTAACTTGTTCTGGCTTGTACATGTGATTATCGAGCTTCCTATGGGGCTTATCGGTTTTTTCGCCCCCTTTGAAATTCCACTGCACGGCATTACCCCGACAGCAGCGCTGCCTATTCGC CTTCTCGCTTGCTTCTTGATTGCGTCCAGTGTTGCGTGCGTGCTTGTTGCTGGGCTTCCGGACTACCTGCCGGGTAAGCGTGCGTTTGCGATCCAGATCATGCTTTTCCATGCGCTGGTTGGACTT GGCGACTCTGCCGCCACAGGTAATAGCATTTGTACCAGTACTGGCACGAGCTCCGCTGCCGAAGCTGGTCGCAATACTGCATGGCCTGATTTCATTGCTTGGTACGATGTGGTGGCAGGCTACCATTCCGtcc gcgcgacgcacaTTCCTTCCCAAAGCGACGCCGTATCTGCCGTATACGCCATGGGCGGTGCATTCTTACACATGTCTGTGGTGCAGATGGCCCAGCATTGTGTTGTGCTTGGGACTCGAATCGAG GGAGATACACAACAGCCACACTGCGTCTCGCTTGAAATCACCCTCGACGACTACATCCAGCCAGCACACGTGCCCTTGGATCCAGGGGGCGACTGGCTAGccagtgcatcgcgcgcgtttgtGTCGCGTGCACGCCTAACGCAAGTACTCGATCTCTTCACCACACATATTCTCGAGCCTCTTGTACAGCAGCGGCCTCTGCCTGATgccacgccgccgcagcaaCGGCCGCCGCAGCCAATGCCTGTCTCCACAGCGAGGCCGCAAACACAGCCCATACAAGCGTTGAatccgctgcgcattgGCGACGCAGATCGCGATCCACTCGCTGCGAACGGAGATAGCGGCCCGCTACTCGGCGCATCCCCATCTTTTCCagggcgcgcgcctgcgcgtgGAGACGGCATGCTGATGGGCCCCGACCATCCCATATTTCACGATCGGCTCCGCGGACCGCCTCTTGGACCATGGGGCGGTGATGGCTTTCTGCCGCCGGGCGCGGTGCCGCCAGGCGCTCGGTTCGATCCTgtcgcgccagcgcaaCGCCCTACCGGGAATCCCGACTGGGACGAGCTTCGGCCGCCTGGGGGTGGCGGGCCAGCATTTGGCGGTTTTGGGCAAATGTTTTCGTAG